Proteins found in one Herbiconiux sp. A18JL235 genomic segment:
- a CDS encoding LLM class flavin-dependent oxidoreductase, which produces MSSVTPRGAAAPSPGLPREYGVFLPNAAGGWLVSTTAPYPPADYDHNKRIARLAEEVGLDFVMAMSKWRGFGGSTDHWGETIESMTMMAGIAEATERVKIWATVHANMQHPAFAAKVFTTLQQISGGRAGMNIVNGSYADEFEQMGLWTALSREERYRMTAEWTHLVDRLWSEDSVTHAGEFFTLDDCQSRPHPSPRPTVINAGTSAAGRAYQAEHVDGAFLGADTLDEMRDSSRDVHERAAALGRTVKTYTMLTVVLGDDDAEAERRAEEYGRGIDRVALANMRRSWGMPEERALAWAEGADGQQAFQTVYVAGGPERVTEHILSVVDTAELDGLMLIFPDYLADLPVFGERVLPELRRRDGRAGGAA; this is translated from the coding sequence ATGTCATCAGTCACACCCCGGGGCGCCGCGGCGCCCAGCCCGGGCCTCCCCCGCGAGTACGGCGTCTTCCTGCCGAACGCCGCAGGCGGCTGGCTCGTCTCCACGACGGCCCCGTACCCGCCCGCCGACTACGACCACAACAAGCGCATCGCGCGGCTGGCCGAAGAGGTCGGTCTCGACTTCGTGATGGCGATGTCGAAGTGGCGCGGCTTCGGCGGCTCGACCGACCACTGGGGCGAGACCATCGAGTCGATGACGATGATGGCCGGCATCGCCGAGGCCACCGAGCGGGTGAAGATCTGGGCGACCGTGCACGCGAACATGCAGCACCCGGCGTTCGCGGCGAAGGTGTTCACGACGCTGCAGCAGATCAGCGGCGGGCGCGCCGGCATGAACATCGTGAACGGCTCCTACGCCGACGAGTTCGAGCAGATGGGCCTGTGGACCGCCCTCAGCCGCGAGGAGCGCTACCGCATGACCGCGGAGTGGACCCACCTCGTCGACCGCCTCTGGTCGGAGGACTCGGTCACCCACGCGGGCGAGTTCTTCACCCTCGACGACTGCCAGTCGAGGCCCCACCCGAGCCCCCGCCCCACCGTCATCAACGCGGGCACCTCCGCCGCCGGCCGCGCCTACCAGGCCGAGCACGTCGACGGGGCCTTCCTCGGAGCCGACACGCTCGACGAGATGCGCGACTCCTCGCGCGATGTGCACGAGCGCGCCGCGGCCCTCGGCCGCACGGTGAAGACCTACACCATGCTCACCGTCGTGCTGGGCGACGACGACGCCGAGGCCGAGCGCCGCGCCGAGGAGTACGGCCGCGGCATCGACCGGGTGGCGCTGGCGAACATGCGGCGCTCGTGGGGCATGCCCGAGGAGCGGGCACTCGCCTGGGCCGAGGGCGCCGACGGCCAGCAAGCATTCCAGACCGTCTACGTCGCGGGCGGCCCCGAGCGGGTGACCGAGCACATCCTCTCGGTCGTCGACACCGCCGAGCTCGACGGGCTCATGCTCATCTTCCCCGACTACCTCGCCGACCTGCCCGTCTTCGGCGAGCGCGTGCTGCCCGAGCTGCGGCGGCGCGACGGCCGCGCGGGAGGTGCGGCATGA
- a CDS encoding cysteine hydrolase family protein, protein MSDQLAGLRADSLAATGSPALLVIDVQRDFADPALLASWGVDEAGLRSVADAISRTAALVDAARAADVPVVWVELAYDPSRPWRASAWLRTGSPDSPTGDFPCVQGTAGAEWWGLAPLPTELRVRKRFYSGFAGTGLAAVLDELGTGWLAVTGLTTECCVLATVTDAAQHDYPVVVARDATAAYTAELHESALANMALNSADVRSAEEIEGLWAAIGLGSGTGFGSGTGTGSGSAEVAS, encoded by the coding sequence ATGAGCGACCAGCTCGCCGGCCTCCGCGCCGACTCCCTCGCCGCCACGGGCTCCCCCGCCCTGCTCGTCATCGACGTGCAGCGGGACTTCGCCGACCCCGCGCTGCTCGCCTCCTGGGGAGTCGACGAGGCGGGCCTCCGCTCGGTCGCCGACGCCATCTCACGCACGGCAGCGCTGGTGGACGCGGCACGCGCCGCCGACGTGCCCGTGGTGTGGGTGGAGCTCGCCTACGACCCGTCGCGGCCGTGGCGCGCCAGCGCGTGGCTGCGCACCGGGTCGCCCGACTCACCCACCGGCGACTTCCCCTGCGTGCAGGGCACGGCGGGCGCCGAGTGGTGGGGACTCGCACCCCTGCCCACCGAGCTGAGGGTGCGCAAGCGCTTCTACAGCGGCTTCGCCGGCACCGGTCTCGCGGCGGTGCTCGACGAGCTCGGCACCGGCTGGCTCGCCGTCACCGGTCTCACCACCGAGTGCTGCGTGCTCGCCACGGTGACGGATGCGGCGCAGCACGACTACCCCGTCGTCGTCGCCCGTGACGCCACGGCCGCCTACACCGCCGAGCTGCACGAGTCGGCGCTCGCGAACATGGCCCTCAACAGCGCCGACGTGCGCTCGGCCGAGGAGATCGAGGGGCTCTGGGCAGCCATTGGGCTCGGCTCGGGCACCGGCTTCGGCTCCGGCACGGGCACCGGCTCCGGCTCGGCGGAGGTCGCCTCGTGA
- a CDS encoding NtaA/DmoA family FMN-dependent monooxygenase (This protein belongs to a clade of FMN-dependent monooxygenases, within a broader family of flavin-dependent oxidoreductases, the luciferase-like monooxygenase (LMM) family, some of whose members use coenzyme F420 rather than FMN.): MHTAFDLSFAHTEGRWARPGSWVGAPFPDVRIYQEIARTAERAGVDLLFFGDGSGIPDTWRGSMDAAVEWGIQWPRHDMGPVVASMAAVTEHIGFGLTYSSTFAHPFTVARLLNSLDHVTGGRLAFNVVASARGADAANYGFAERMDHDERYDRMSEFMAVCRALWASVPAEAIVADRSTGRYADAALVHPIDHVGTHFRVKGPLASAPSPQGWPVLVQAGNSPKGIATSAEFVELVFGFGGSVAGQQRHRAALDAALLGAGRDPSAVGILWATQAIVGRSAREAAERRDEVAAFWHPEAVGAFLSHNVGFDFSTLPERFTLDELVAEITRVNGAQGGFVGALVGELGGSASLTRDELFEHGWRHATGLDHTLCGTASEVADALEENFAATGSRGGYMFASPLAAPSGYGDLSELLVPELRRRGALAPRYAGRTLRENLSS; this comes from the coding sequence ATGCACACCGCCTTCGACCTCTCCTTCGCCCACACCGAGGGTCGCTGGGCGCGGCCCGGCTCCTGGGTGGGCGCACCGTTCCCCGACGTGCGCATCTATCAGGAGATCGCCCGCACGGCGGAGCGGGCCGGCGTCGACCTGCTCTTCTTCGGCGACGGCAGCGGCATCCCCGACACCTGGCGAGGGTCGATGGATGCGGCGGTCGAGTGGGGAATCCAATGGCCACGGCACGACATGGGCCCGGTGGTCGCCTCGATGGCGGCGGTGACCGAGCACATCGGGTTCGGGCTGACCTACTCGTCGACCTTCGCGCATCCGTTCACCGTGGCCAGGCTGCTCAACTCGCTCGACCACGTCACCGGCGGCCGGCTCGCCTTCAACGTGGTGGCCTCGGCGCGGGGCGCCGACGCCGCGAACTACGGCTTCGCCGAGCGCATGGACCACGACGAGCGCTACGACCGCATGAGCGAGTTCATGGCGGTGTGCCGGGCGCTCTGGGCCTCGGTGCCCGCGGAGGCGATCGTCGCCGACCGCTCGACGGGACGGTACGCGGACGCGGCGCTCGTGCATCCGATCGACCACGTGGGCACGCACTTCCGGGTGAAGGGGCCGCTCGCGAGCGCGCCGAGCCCGCAGGGGTGGCCGGTGCTCGTGCAGGCGGGCAACTCGCCGAAGGGCATCGCGACCTCGGCCGAGTTCGTAGAGCTGGTGTTCGGGTTCGGCGGGAGCGTCGCCGGCCAGCAGCGGCACCGCGCGGCCCTGGACGCAGCTCTCCTCGGCGCGGGGCGCGACCCGTCGGCCGTCGGCATCCTGTGGGCGACGCAGGCCATCGTGGGGCGGAGCGCCCGCGAGGCCGCCGAGCGGCGCGACGAGGTCGCGGCGTTCTGGCACCCGGAGGCGGTGGGGGCGTTCCTGTCGCACAACGTGGGGTTCGACTTCTCGACGCTGCCCGAGCGTTTCACTCTCGACGAGCTGGTGGCCGAGATCACCCGCGTGAACGGAGCACAGGGCGGGTTCGTCGGCGCGCTCGTGGGCGAGCTCGGCGGCTCGGCGTCGCTCACCCGCGACGAGCTGTTCGAGCACGGCTGGCGGCACGCCACCGGGCTCGACCACACCCTGTGCGGCACCGCGAGCGAGGTGGCCGACGCGCTGGAGGAGAACTTCGCGGCCACGGGCAGCCGGGGCGGCTACATGTTCGCGAGCCCGCTCGCGGCGCCCTCGGGGTACGGCGACCTGTCGGAGCTGCTCGTGCCGGAGCTGCGACGGCGGGGGGCCCTGGCGCCGCGGTACGCGGGGAGGACGCTTCGGGAGAACCTCTCGAGCTGA
- a CDS encoding ATP-dependent DNA ligase: MGTLFYGGDARFELSDRLLAHLQAVIGMKLRRNESFFLSWVIPPEEGNGRNAIWVDNGVPIRFRYEGSRPPRINREWAETLALSANTNFGLVVTDETIEADAHGGHELQ; the protein is encoded by the coding sequence ATGGGAACGCTGTTCTACGGAGGCGATGCGCGTTTCGAGTTGTCCGATCGGTTGCTTGCCCACCTCCAGGCCGTCATCGGCATGAAGCTGCGGCGCAACGAGAGCTTCTTCCTCTCCTGGGTCATCCCGCCCGAGGAAGGCAACGGACGAAACGCCATCTGGGTCGACAACGGGGTGCCGATCCGTTTTCGTTACGAGGGGTCGCGCCCGCCGCGCATCAACCGGGAGTGGGCCGAGACGCTCGCGCTCTCGGCCAACACGAACTTCGGTCTCGTCGTGACCGACGAGACCATCGAGGCCGACGCGCACGGCGGACACGAGCTGCAGTGA
- a CDS encoding DUF1801 domain-containing protein, with product MNAARSDEGGFSAEERRAMKERAAELKAEARKGKAAEKAAADAEAQAEKIAAMDAGDRALAERLRAIVAEAAPELLPKLYYGQPGWSRDGKVVVFFRSGVGDKERYSTLGFSSAAALDDPSGLWETAFAITRIDDATADRIAALVARAAG from the coding sequence ATGAACGCCGCCCGATCAGACGAGGGAGGCTTCTCCGCCGAGGAGCGCCGAGCCATGAAGGAGCGCGCCGCCGAGCTCAAGGCCGAGGCACGCAAGGGCAAGGCCGCCGAGAAGGCTGCGGCCGACGCCGAGGCCCAGGCGGAGAAGATCGCGGCGATGGATGCGGGTGACCGCGCGCTGGCCGAGCGGCTCCGCGCGATCGTCGCGGAGGCCGCGCCGGAGCTGCTTCCGAAGCTCTACTACGGCCAGCCCGGGTGGTCGCGTGACGGCAAGGTCGTGGTGTTCTTCCGCAGCGGCGTGGGGGACAAGGAGCGCTACTCCACGCTGGGGTTCAGTTCAGCTGCGGCCCTCGACGACCCCAGCGGTCTCTGGGAGACGGCCTTCGCGATCACCCGCATCGACGACGCGACGGCGGACCGCATCGCGGCGCTCGTCGCGAGAGCCGCCGGCTGA
- a CDS encoding MaoC/PaaZ C-terminal domain-containing protein, with protein sequence MVHYFDDLEVGQVFVSPGKTVTETDVVMFAALTNDNNPVHTDIEFAAGTRYGQRVVHGLFGTSLSLGLIARTGVFEGSAVALLGIDAWRFVGPVFIGDTLTCTVEIVGTRLTSKGDTGVVERLVSLHNQRGELVQQGRLDLLVLTRSAAV encoded by the coding sequence ATGGTGCACTACTTCGATGACCTCGAGGTCGGCCAGGTGTTCGTGAGCCCGGGCAAGACCGTCACCGAGACCGACGTCGTGATGTTCGCGGCCCTCACGAACGACAACAACCCGGTGCACACCGACATCGAGTTCGCTGCGGGCACCCGCTACGGGCAGCGCGTCGTGCACGGCCTCTTCGGAACCTCGCTCAGCCTCGGGCTCATCGCTCGCACGGGCGTGTTCGAGGGCAGCGCCGTCGCCCTCCTCGGCATCGACGCCTGGCGCTTCGTGGGTCCGGTGTTCATCGGCGACACCCTCACCTGCACCGTCGAGATCGTCGGTACCCGCCTCACCTCGAAGGGCGACACCGGGGTCGTCGAGCGACTCGTCTCGCTGCACAACCAGCGTGGGGAGCTCGTGCAGCAGGGCAGGCTCGACCTCCTCGTGCTCACCCGTTCCGCCGCCGTCTGA
- a CDS encoding endonuclease domain-containing protein yields the protein MLLLDAVASLGGIASLGTLALEHGVSSRDVGNAVRRGEVTRVRQGWVCLPAADRELVGAVRVGGTLSCTSILRRHGIWCAHDRRLHVRVLPHVGRVRSPFDRKLPLSADHAVHVHRPAWPGVAARTCAADDLSTALALAVVCQPRFDAVASLDSALNRHLITQAQLDDVLAPLPAKYRAYAGVVDGAAQSGLETKARLALRGRGVRLRTQVRVPEVGRVDLLLGDRLVLELDGWEWHSRPADFEEDRRRSRALAAQGFRELRFSYRQVTRDWAECERVVLALVRADEHLWRARHVRPV from the coding sequence ATGCTCCTGCTCGATGCTGTTGCCTCGCTGGGCGGTATCGCCTCGCTCGGCACCCTTGCCCTCGAGCACGGCGTCTCCTCACGCGACGTAGGAAACGCCGTCCGCCGAGGTGAGGTGACTCGCGTGAGACAGGGGTGGGTCTGTCTCCCCGCTGCCGACCGCGAACTCGTCGGGGCGGTGCGTGTCGGAGGAACCCTGAGCTGCACCTCCATTCTGCGTCGTCACGGAATCTGGTGCGCCCACGATCGCCGTCTGCATGTCCGCGTCCTCCCCCATGTCGGCCGGGTGAGGTCGCCGTTCGACAGGAAGCTGCCGCTGTCGGCCGACCACGCCGTGCACGTGCACCGGCCCGCATGGCCGGGCGTGGCGGCGCGAACCTGCGCCGCGGACGACCTCTCCACGGCGCTCGCGCTCGCCGTCGTGTGTCAGCCCCGCTTCGATGCGGTCGCCTCGCTCGACTCGGCTCTCAACCGCCACCTGATCACTCAGGCTCAACTCGACGACGTGCTCGCTCCCCTGCCCGCGAAGTACCGGGCCTACGCTGGTGTGGTCGACGGTGCTGCTCAGTCCGGGTTGGAGACGAAGGCGCGGCTCGCGCTCCGCGGCCGTGGCGTGCGTCTGCGCACCCAGGTTCGGGTGCCCGAGGTGGGGCGCGTCGACCTCCTGCTCGGCGACCGGCTCGTGCTTGAGCTCGACGGCTGGGAGTGGCACTCCCGGCCGGCCGACTTCGAGGAAGACCGGCGGCGCAGTCGCGCCCTCGCGGCCCAGGGGTTTCGCGAACTGCGCTTCAGCTACCGTCAGGTCACCCGCGACTGGGCTGAGTGCGAACGTGTCGTGCTCGCACTGGTGCGAGCCGACGAGCACCTCTGGCGCGCCCGACACGTTCGACCGGTATGA
- the ispG gene encoding flavodoxin-dependent (E)-4-hydroxy-3-methylbut-2-enyl-diphosphate synthase yields MPKPPPETLAPRRKSRQIKVGKVLVGGDAPVSVQSMTTTPTPNINATLQQIAELTASGCDIVRVAVPSRDDAEALPIIAKKSQIPVIADIHFQPNYVYAAIDAGCAGVRVNPGNIRKFDDQVGKIAAAAKAAGVSIRIGVNAGSLDPRLLEKYGKATPEALMESAIWEASLFEEHDFHDFKISVKHNDPIVMVKAYRLLAERGDWPLHLGVTEAGPAFQGTIKSATAFGILLAEGIGDTIRVSLSAPPAEEVKVGLQILQSLNLRERKLEIVSCPSCGRAQVDVYTLANQVTDGLEGMSVPLRVAVMGCVVNGPGEAREADLGVASGNGKGQIFVKGEVIKTVPEADIVATLIEEANRLAAEMPSDAVGTPQVVTA; encoded by the coding sequence ATGCCCAAGCCCCCGCCCGAGACCCTCGCCCCCCGCCGCAAGTCGCGGCAGATCAAGGTGGGCAAAGTGCTGGTCGGCGGCGACGCCCCCGTGAGCGTGCAGTCGATGACCACGACGCCCACCCCGAACATCAACGCGACCCTTCAGCAGATCGCCGAGCTCACCGCATCCGGCTGCGACATCGTGCGCGTCGCCGTGCCCTCGCGCGACGACGCCGAGGCGCTGCCGATCATCGCGAAGAAGTCGCAGATCCCCGTGATCGCCGACATCCACTTCCAGCCGAACTACGTCTACGCGGCCATCGACGCCGGGTGCGCCGGCGTGCGCGTGAACCCGGGCAACATCCGGAAGTTCGACGACCAGGTGGGCAAGATCGCCGCTGCTGCGAAGGCGGCGGGAGTCTCCATCCGCATCGGTGTGAACGCGGGATCGCTCGACCCGCGGCTGCTCGAGAAGTACGGCAAGGCGACCCCGGAGGCGCTCATGGAGAGCGCGATCTGGGAGGCGTCGCTGTTCGAGGAGCACGACTTCCACGACTTCAAGATCTCGGTGAAGCACAACGACCCCATCGTGATGGTGAAGGCCTACCGCCTGCTCGCCGAGCGCGGCGACTGGCCGCTGCACCTCGGTGTCACCGAGGCCGGCCCGGCGTTCCAGGGCACCATCAAGAGCGCGACGGCCTTCGGCATCCTGCTCGCAGAGGGCATCGGCGACACCATCCGCGTGTCGCTGTCGGCCCCGCCGGCCGAGGAGGTGAAGGTGGGTCTGCAGATCCTGCAGTCGCTCAACCTCCGTGAGCGCAAGCTCGAGATCGTGTCGTGCCCGTCGTGCGGGCGCGCCCAGGTCGACGTGTACACGCTCGCCAACCAGGTCACCGACGGGCTCGAAGGCATGAGCGTGCCGCTGCGCGTCGCCGTGATGGGGTGCGTCGTGAACGGCCCTGGTGAGGCGCGCGAGGCCGACCTCGGTGTGGCCTCGGGCAACGGCAAGGGCCAGATCTTCGTGAAGGGCGAGGTCATCAAGACCGTGCCCGAGGCCGACATCGTCGCCACCCTCATCGAGGAGGCCAACCGCCTCGCCGCCGAGATGCCCTCCGACGCCGTCGGCACCCCCCAGGTCGTCACCGCGTAG
- a CDS encoding RIP metalloprotease — METVLQFILGVLIVAVGVAISIGLHEVGHLVPAKLFGIKVTQYMIGFGPTVFSRRRGETEYGLKAIPLGGYVSMIGMFPPRGAGGKARANSTGFFQSMVQDARDQSQESIGDDDDRAFYRKPVWQRIIVMLGGPFMNLVLAVVFFSIVIVGFGTLQTSTTVGSVSACVLPATSDRQSCEAGDQESPGAAAGLKPGDKLVSLDGVAITSWAQSTDIIRESSGEALPLVVERDGEQVALTVTPLLTERYVTDDKGEVVKNADGSSKTQEVGFVGIGAAQELVPQPITAVLPMVGENIAGTAGIVLNLPQRLYDVAQAAFGSEERDINGPISVVGVGRVAGEIASLDSISIESKAASLLGLLGSLNIALFVINLVPLTPLDGGHVVSALWEGIRRFFAKLFGRRDPGPVDAAKLMPLTFAVVILFGGMTALLVYADIVKPVNIFG; from the coding sequence GTGGAAACGGTCCTGCAGTTCATCCTCGGCGTGCTCATCGTCGCCGTGGGAGTCGCCATCTCGATCGGGCTGCACGAGGTCGGCCACCTGGTGCCCGCCAAGCTCTTCGGCATCAAGGTCACCCAGTACATGATCGGCTTCGGGCCGACCGTCTTCTCCCGCCGCCGCGGTGAGACGGAGTACGGCCTGAAGGCCATCCCGCTCGGCGGCTACGTCTCGATGATCGGCATGTTCCCGCCGCGCGGGGCGGGCGGCAAGGCGAGGGCGAACAGCACCGGGTTCTTTCAATCGATGGTGCAGGATGCACGCGACCAGTCCCAGGAGTCGATCGGCGACGACGACGACCGGGCCTTCTACCGCAAGCCGGTGTGGCAGCGCATCATCGTGATGCTCGGCGGCCCGTTCATGAATCTCGTGCTCGCCGTGGTGTTCTTCTCGATCGTCATCGTGGGCTTCGGCACCCTGCAGACCTCCACGACGGTCGGCAGCGTCTCGGCCTGCGTGCTGCCCGCCACGAGCGACCGGCAGAGCTGCGAGGCGGGCGATCAGGAGTCGCCCGGGGCGGCGGCGGGTCTGAAGCCCGGCGACAAGCTGGTGAGCCTCGACGGGGTGGCCATCACCTCGTGGGCCCAGTCGACCGACATCATCCGGGAGTCGTCGGGCGAGGCGCTCCCGCTCGTGGTCGAGCGCGACGGCGAGCAGGTGGCGCTCACTGTCACCCCGCTGCTCACCGAGCGCTACGTCACCGACGACAAGGGCGAGGTCGTGAAGAACGCCGACGGCAGCTCGAAGACCCAGGAGGTGGGTTTCGTGGGCATCGGCGCCGCGCAAGAGCTGGTGCCGCAGCCCATCACCGCCGTTCTGCCCATGGTGGGGGAGAACATCGCCGGTACGGCGGGCATCGTGCTCAACCTGCCGCAGCGGCTGTACGACGTGGCGCAGGCAGCGTTCGGGTCGGAGGAGCGCGACATCAACGGCCCCATCAGCGTGGTCGGTGTCGGCAGGGTCGCGGGCGAGATCGCCTCCCTCGATTCCATCTCGATCGAGTCGAAGGCGGCGAGCCTGCTCGGCCTCCTGGGCTCGCTCAACATCGCGCTGTTCGTCATCAACCTGGTGCCGCTCACCCCGCTCGACGGCGGGCACGTGGTCTCGGCGCTGTGGGAGGGCATCCGCCGGTTCTTCGCGAAACTGTTCGGTCGCCGCGACCCGGGGCCGGTCGACGCGGCGAAGCTCATGCCGCTCACCTTCGCGGTGGTCATCCTGTTCGGGGGCATGACGGCGCTGCTGGTGTACGCCGACATCGTGAAACCCGTCAATATTTTCGGCTGA
- a CDS encoding 1-deoxy-D-xylulose-5-phosphate reductoisomerase, with protein sequence MRRVIILGSTGSIGVQALDVIRANPETFEVVGLVAGSNREALDAQAAEFGVADTGLGEVEAEQLVRDVEADVVLNGITGSVGLGPTLAALEAGRVLALANKESLIVGGELVKGIARPGQIVPVDSEHSAIAQALRSGSGSEVSRLVLTASGGPFRGRSRAEMASVTPREALAHPTWDMGLVVTTNSATLVNKGLEVIEAHLLFDVPFSDIEVTVHPQSVVHSMVEFVDGSTIAQASPPDMRLPIALGINWPARVAGVGAPLDWTASHSWTFEPLDDVAFPAVELAKKVGRAGGSYPAVFNAANEQAVAAFHAGRIGFLDIVDTVARVVDLHEMPSEEITRESLAETELWARATADRLIAAA encoded by the coding sequence GTGCGACGCGTCATCATCCTCGGCTCCACCGGTTCCATCGGCGTTCAGGCGCTCGACGTCATCAGGGCGAACCCCGAGACGTTCGAGGTGGTGGGGCTCGTCGCGGGCAGCAACCGCGAGGCGCTCGACGCTCAGGCGGCGGAGTTCGGTGTCGCCGACACCGGCCTCGGCGAGGTCGAGGCCGAGCAGCTGGTGCGCGACGTCGAGGCCGACGTGGTGCTGAACGGCATCACCGGCTCGGTCGGGCTCGGCCCCACCCTCGCCGCGCTCGAGGCGGGCCGCGTGCTCGCGCTCGCCAACAAGGAGAGCCTCATCGTCGGCGGCGAGCTCGTCAAGGGGATCGCCCGTCCCGGGCAGATCGTCCCCGTCGACTCCGAGCACTCCGCCATCGCCCAGGCACTCCGCTCGGGTAGCGGGAGCGAGGTGTCGCGGCTCGTGCTCACTGCATCCGGAGGCCCTTTCCGCGGCCGAAGCCGTGCCGAGATGGCGTCGGTGACCCCGCGCGAGGCGCTGGCGCACCCCACCTGGGACATGGGCCTCGTGGTCACGACGAACTCGGCGACCCTGGTGAACAAGGGTCTCGAGGTGATCGAGGCGCACCTGCTGTTCGACGTGCCGTTCTCCGACATCGAGGTCACCGTGCATCCGCAGTCGGTGGTGCACTCGATGGTCGAGTTCGTCGACGGGTCGACCATCGCGCAGGCCTCGCCTCCCGACATGCGGCTCCCCATCGCCCTCGGCATCAACTGGCCGGCGCGCGTGGCCGGCGTCGGGGCCCCTCTCGACTGGACCGCCTCCCACAGCTGGACCTTCGAGCCGCTCGACGACGTGGCCTTCCCCGCCGTCGAGCTCGCCAAGAAGGTCGGGCGCGCGGGAGGCAGCTACCCCGCCGTGTTCAACGCGGCGAACGAGCAGGCGGTCGCGGCGTTCCACGCCGGGCGCATCGGTTTTCTCGACATCGTCGACACCGTGGCGCGGGTGGTCGACCTCCACGAGATGCCGTCGGAGGAGATCACCCGTGAGTCGCTCGCCGAGACCGAGCTGTGGGCGCGGGCGACCGCCGACCGGCTGATCGCGGCGGCCTGA
- a CDS encoding FKBP-type peptidyl-prolyl cis-trans isomerase has protein sequence MRRIPALAVAVAAASLLLAGCSSNDAAGPTDSSTGAADSSACATDGSASKAVTVTGDFGAAPTTSFQGPLTVDSTERTVVSEGDGETLETGSLATIDFTIYNGTTGDKAFSTLDEGGTQLQLTVDATQYIPGIVQAVNCATVGSRVVAVIPPADAFGDTGNQSLGIGADDSMVMVADIEAIVPTRADGADQPAQDGFPTVTLDDSGAPTVSIPSTDAPAELKTEVLKKGDGPVVGDGDSVTVQYQGVIWNTGQVFDQSWGQGGPRTFQTTGVVKGFAAAMIGQTVGSQVLVIIPPDQGYGSEGNSAAGISGTDTLVFVIDILATASA, from the coding sequence ATGCGCAGAATCCCTGCACTCGCCGTCGCGGTCGCCGCCGCCTCCCTGCTGCTGGCCGGCTGCTCGTCGAACGACGCCGCCGGCCCCACCGACAGCTCCACCGGCGCCGCCGACTCGAGCGCCTGCGCCACCGACGGCAGCGCGTCGAAGGCGGTGACGGTGACGGGCGACTTCGGTGCCGCACCCACGACGAGCTTCCAGGGGCCGCTCACCGTCGACTCCACCGAGCGCACCGTGGTGAGCGAGGGCGACGGCGAGACCCTCGAGACCGGGTCGCTGGCCACCATCGACTTCACCATCTACAACGGCACGACGGGCGACAAGGCGTTCTCCACCCTCGACGAGGGCGGCACGCAGCTGCAGCTCACCGTCGACGCCACGCAGTACATCCCTGGCATCGTGCAGGCAGTGAACTGCGCCACCGTGGGCTCGCGCGTCGTCGCCGTCATCCCGCCCGCCGACGCCTTCGGCGACACCGGCAACCAGTCGCTAGGCATCGGCGCCGACGACTCCATGGTGATGGTCGCCGACATCGAGGCGATCGTGCCCACCCGCGCCGACGGCGCCGACCAGCCCGCGCAAGACGGCTTCCCGACGGTCACCCTCGACGACTCGGGCGCTCCCACCGTGTCGATCCCCTCGACGGATGCTCCTGCCGAGCTGAAGACCGAGGTGCTGAAGAAGGGCGACGGCCCGGTCGTCGGCGACGGCGACAGCGTCACCGTGCAGTACCAGGGCGTCATCTGGAACACCGGCCAAGTGTTCGACCAGAGCTGGGGTCAGGGCGGGCCGCGCACCTTCCAGACCACGGGAGTCGTCAAGGGCTTCGCCGCGGCCATGATCGGTCAGACGGTCGGCTCGCAGGTGCTCGTCATCATCCCGCCCGACCAGGGCTACGGTTCGGAGGGCAACTCGGCGGCCGGCATCTCGGGCACCGACACCCTCGTGTTCGTCATCGACATCCTGGCCACCGCCTCCGCGTAG